catcattcttattgcattactccgtttttccatgaacttaatacactagatgcatgctggatagcggtcgatgtgtggagtaatagtagtagatgcaggcaggagtcggtctactaatcttggatgtgatgcctatataatgatcattgcctggatatcgtcatgattatttgaagttctatcaattgcccaatagtaattcgtttacccaccgtttgctatttttctcgagagaagccactagtgaaacctatggcccccgggtctcttctttattatatttgcctttgcgatctatttttatttgcttttattttcagatctattaaaccaaaaatacaaaaataccttgctgcactttattttatttggcgatctatctatcaacttattacaactttctcatgtCCTCTTGCCAATTTCTAGcatcattacccgaaagggattgacaacccctttaacacgtcaggttgcgagtatttgttatttgtgtgcaggtgctatttacgtagtgtttctaggttctcctactggttcgataaccttggtctcatcactgagggaaatacctaccattgttgtgctgcatcatcccttcctctttggggaaacaccgacgtagttctagcagacatcaaataccttcgttaaccataaagtggcacttctccctatTCAAGAAAatatttgtttgctcacatctctaaaaaactcgatcaagattgcttaaacaatcatcaaaagacttcccatatgcaaaaaagtcatccatgaaaacctcaacaatcttttcacaaaaatcagagaatatagcaatcatacatctttgaaaggtagcaggtgcattacataaaccaaaaggcatacgtctataagcataagttccaaaaggacaagtaaaagtggtcttttcttgatcaggttgagaaatagatatttatgaaaaaccagaatatccatcaaggaaacaaaaatgtgtgcgcttagataacctttctagcatttgatcaataaaaggcagagggtaatgatcttttctagttgctttgtttaattttctaaaatcaattgccatcctatagcatgtgacaattctttgtggaataagttcattcttatcattaggaacaacagttacaCCTCCttccttagggacacaatgaacagaacttacccatctactatcagctatgggatagattatacctgcttccagaagttttaatatttccgttcttaccacttctttcatcttcggatttcactgacgttggtgatcaacaacgggtttagcatcaggttccacattaatcttgtgctgacatagagtgagactgatgcccttaagatcatcaagagtatatccaatagcagctcggtgcttccttagaactttcaataatctttcttcttcatgttctgaaaggttagcactaataataacaggataaatcttctactcatcaagataagcatatttcaaagtgtcaggcaattgttttaattcaaacacaggatcacctttaggtggaggaggacctcctaaagtttcaataggcaaattgtgtttaagctgaggacgttgttcaaagaaaaccttatctatttcatttctttcatgcatatgcaaatcattctcatggtctagcaaatattgttctaaaggatcagtaggaggtacaacaatagaagcaagactaataagttcatccttactaggcaattcttccttatgatgctttctactaaacttggaaaaattaaactcgtagactcatcaccaaagctaacaccgacagtttgtttctcacagtctattttagcattgatggtgtttaagaagggtctaccaaagataatgggacaaaagtcatcttgtggggaaccaagaacaagaaaatcattaggatattttattttcccacacaagacttcaacatctctaacaatccatcatctaataaactagggtttaagcttctgtcactcgcgcaacccatcatctaataactactccagaatgcattcgcttaggcccaaatatggtgaagtgtcatgtagtcgacgttcacatgacaccactaagagaatcctAACATACATataatcaaaatatcaaacacatatcaagttcacatgattacttgcaacaagatttctcccgtgacctcaagaacaaaagtaactactcacaaatgataagcgtgctcaagatcagagggttattaaatagcataatggatctgaacatataatcttccaccaaataacccatatagtaatcaactacaagatgtaatcaacactactagtcacccacaagtaccaaactatagttctggtacaaagattgaacacaagagatgaactagggttttgagaggagatggtgctgttgaagatgttgatgaagatcgccctccccaagatgggagagttgttggtgatgatgatgatgttgatttccccctccgggagggaagttccccggcagaatcgcttcaccggagggcaaaagtgctcctgcccaagttccgcctcgagatggcggcgcttcatcccgaaagtcatctccttattttttctaggtcaaaatgacttatataccagaagtggggcaccggaggtgggctgggctgagcacaacccaccagggcgcgcctggggggcctggcgcgccctggtgtcttgtgctcaccaggtgggccccctccggtagttatttgctccagtatttcttatttattccataaaaattcctcgtgcagtttcagctcatttggagttgtgcagaataggtggcctgacgtagctttttcaggtccagatttccaggtgccggaattctccctctttgtgtggaCCTTACATATTatcagagaaaaggcattagaattactccaaaaagcattattatgcataaaaacattataaataatagtaggtaaacatgatgcaaaatggagtatcacccgcctcctgacagattgacccatttgcatcgAAACAACGGGActttaaaatcatgtccatagtcaagttcccatatgtccatatGTAACCATAATATTTGTCATTTCCCctgttggttgctgcatcaaagcggacaccaccgttttggttggtgctcttttgatcttgggcgatcgtgtaaaatgtattcccatttatctcataacctttgtaagtcaatacagtcgaagatggtcccctggccaacgagtacaactcatctgCAACAATGGTGTTAGccatgagatgtgtttgcaaccaactgccgaaagtcctgatgtgttcacatgtaatgcagtcctcacactgctccgggtgtttggagcgcagaatatttttgtgttcattgacatacggggtcaccaaggttgaattccgtagaactgtgtagtgtgcttgagcccaagaatgcccgtccctacatattattgagtccactcctagcatgccttttccagtcagtctcccctcataccgcgattgagggagaccaatcttcttaaagtcaggaatgaagtcaacacaaaacccaatgacctcctcagtttgatggcccgtggagatgcttccttctggcctagcatggttacgaacaaatttctttaagactcccatgaacctctcaaagcgggacatattgtgtagaaatacagggcccagaatggcaatctcatcgactagatgaactaggacgtgtgtgatattgaagaaggatggtgggaataatagctcgaaactgacaagacattgcaccaaatcattctttaaccttggtaggatttctgtatcgattaccttctgagagatggcattgaggaattcacatagcttcacaatggctaatcgaacgttttccggtagaagccccctcaatgcaatcggaagcagttgcgtcgtaatcacgtggcagtcatgagactttagtcctgcatttgtccaaatatatagTTTCGGTGTCAtctaagcagtgcgtgcatgcgtagtatcccttgtttgtctatcctgaaaggttactgagagcgggccaatcattgatggttacaaacaacaacacatgtaggtcaaattcctcctggttgtgctcatcccacacacgtacaccttttccattccacagctgtaaaagttcttcaactaatggccttaggtacacatcaatgtcgttgccgggttgcttagggccttggatgagcactggcatcataatgaactcccgcttcatgcacaaccaaggaggaaggttatagatacatagagtcacgggccaggtgctatgattgttgctctgctccccaaaaggattaatgccatctgcgcttaaaccaaaccatacgttccttgcgtcacctgcaaagtccccccaccttctctcgatttttctccactgcgacccgtcagcgggtgctctcaacttctcgtctttcttacggtcctctttgtgccatcgcatcaacttggcatgctctttgtttctgaacagacgtttcaaccatggtattataggagcataccacatcaccttggcaggaaccctcttcctggggcgctcgccctcaacatcaccagggtcatctcgtctgatcttataccacaatgcaccgcataccgggcatgcgttcaaatcctcgtactcaccacggtagaggatgcattcattaggacatgcatgtatcttctgcacctccaatcctagagggcatagaaccttctttgcttcgtatgtactgtcgagcaattcgttatcctttggaagcttcttcttcaaggCTTCCCAAAtccgttgtcagatacaccattgtctgccttccattgcagcaattccagtgtggtaccgagctttgtgttgtcatctttgcaatttgggtacaacccttctttgtgatcctctaacatgcgatcgaacttcaacttctccatttcactttggcattgtctctttgcatcaacaatgaccggacgaagatcatcattgggcacatcgtctagttcctcttgatctccGGCTTCCCTCGTTGCAGTATAACCGTATTCAGGGGgcggatagttgtcatcatcctcttcttcttcgttgtcttccatcataacccctctttctctgtgcttggtccaaacattatagtgtggcatgaaacccttgtcaAGTAGGTGGacgtgaagggttttcgagtcagagtaatccttcgtattcccacagatagggatggacaatacataaaaccattctgcttgtttgcctcagccacttcgagaaaattatgctggccctcaatgtactcggaggtgcgtctgtcaccgtacatccattgtcggttcatctgcgtgcattatataattaagtgtatcaaaaaccattacagaacatcatgaatagagaagtgaccaaattaatacaagttcatcatcacattaaaaccaaagtgcagtAGTGACCAAATGTTATTACTAAAAAAAATACATAAAGttgatacatagttctcattgaacaacatatagctctctagagcatttaattaaaacatacattgaaactatgtaaaacatttcaatgcaacaacaaatgcgatcataatcgcaactaaggtaacaattgatccaacgacataatgataccaagcctcagtatgaatggcatattttctaatatttctaatcttcaagcgcattgcatccatctcgatcttgtgatcatcgacgacatccgcaacacgcaactccaattccatcttctcctcctcaattcttttcaattttttcttcaagtaattgttttctttttcaactaaatttaacctctccacaagagggtcggttggaatttccggttcacatacctcctacataaaaacatctatgtcacgttggtcggcataattgtcataaacactaaatgtaacaaatagttataaaagataatataccacatccgaatcatagacaggacgagggccgacgggggcggataccaaaaccatggcactatataataacaaacaataataaaagtaagaaaattatacaagtatttatctaaatcatacaagtaagaatttttttgttttagaaagaagataagaacaagaggctaaccacggtggtgccggcgacgagattggcgcgggcgatcgacggcggtgagaaCGGGGAGGGGACgggacggaccgccaaacctagacaaatcttgaggaaaatggagtttggaggtcgagcttggagaggagaaagcttaagtgtggctcgggcatttcatcgaacacctcatgtgcatgcaTAGAAGTGAACAGAGCAGCGCATGCACACCTCCCACACGGCCAAAAAAcagagagagggtgggaggggcgatggtatatataggcatctatttagtcccggttggtggctagaaccaggacagaagcctgctctttagtctcggttccagccaccaatcgggactaaagggcagcgccaggagcgaggccctttggtcccggttcgtgtctggaaccgggaccaatggccccagAGGCCCGGCCAgcgccctggcctcacgaaccgggactgatgcacccACTAGTCTCGGTTCGTAGgagaaccgggattaatgcccttttcaggcctggaccaaagccctgttttctactagtgtatgcttctcctagatagatcttggttgttcgtaggaattttttgattttcatgcttcgttccccagcACGTTTATGGTGGGAATACATCCCACCCATCTGCTAGCGCAACTACACCCTGCAGTGGAGTACTAGTGGGGGTGACTACCAAAATACCCATCATCAAGATGATGTTTGAAACACCGCTCCATGTCCGGAGTGAGAATTCTTGATCTGGCCTTTATTGGTCGGGCTCAACAGCGATGAACTTGTGTTGTTACCATGTTGAAGGCATCGCCGTATTGTTTGATGTACTGGCCTTTAGTGGTTGGTCTCGGCAACTGCGATGAAAATCGTTGGCCTGACAATGTCGGATGTGGCGACGACTGGGTGAGGACGTGAAAGGATCGGTACGGTCGACTAGAGAGGTGGTGAATAGACGACTAATAATTTTAACTTCTTTTCAAATTTTAGGAAAACAACAAGAATATgttgtctaaatatgcaactaggtggacaaCATGTATGACAAGCTCAAGAACAACAAGTTAGAAAGATTAACACTTAAAGTAAGCTTGCAACAAGTAAGTTAAAAAAATCCGCAAGTGGAGACGATGATGTAGTTCCCGAAGTTTTCTCCTTTGGGGGAGGTATGTCTCTGTTGGAGAGGTGTGGTGGCACGATGCTCCCCAAGTGCCATAGTGGCTTATCTTATTCTTTTCgtaccctcgcacaatgcaaggtgCCATGATTCCAATATgcggtgcccttggaggcggcaaccggaACCTTcagaaacaaggttggggcaatctccacaacttaattggaggctcccaacaccaccacgtAGCTTCACCACGATGGATTATGGCTCTAAGGTGACCTCTTTTCTTAAGGGTGCCCAaatacccaagagtaacaagatccacaagcgAAGATAGGGGTGTAACGACAAATGATCCGAGTATTCCAGAGTTAGTGTGGTCTCCCTGTCATCGTGAGTGCCTTTGTAGCCTTCGACATGTTTCTCCATATCAGAAGTTTGATATTTCATACCTGTCATTCAGTGGCGGAGCTTGTAGCAAAAAATTGGGCGGGCCACACTGCAAAACAAATGCTTATAGCTGGCTTTTTTGGGCCCATGGGCTAACTGTTATAGAAGCAAACGCTGCAaagctgggcgggccatggcccatgtCGCCTTGTTGTAGCTCCGCTACTGTTGTCATTACTTGACAACTTCCACCTATGTCTCTCTCCACACCAAAAAGATATTCATGACATTGTCCGCTTCTACATGTTTCTCCGTACCAGAAGTTTGATATTCATACTTGCCACTACTCCACAACTTTCACCTATTTCTCTCTCCACACGAGAAACATTTTCATGCCATTGTCGACTTCTACATGTTTCTCCATACAAGTTCGATATTTCATAACTGTCATTACTCCACAACTTCCACCTATTTTTTGCAAGAATAACTTCTAATCTATTCTTCAACTGTCAAGGTAatacaaagaacactagaagtaaaaaATACATCTAAGTCCGTAGATCATCTAGCGACGACTACTAGCACTGGAGCGAGCTGAAGGCGCGCCGCCATCTTCGCCCATCCTtcatcggagccgggcaaaccttgttgtagtagacagtcaggaagtcgtcgtgctaaggccccataggaccagcgcaccagaacagcatccgccgccgatgaagagaagcgtagatcagaaggatcgaACCTGTAGatacacgaacatagacgaacgaAGACAAGATTCAcgtggatccaccgaagacaaaggTCGGCTGAATCCCGCAAGATCCGTCAGAGACAAATCTCCACACGCTCTCCGACGATGCTAGAAACATCACCGGGATGGGGACAAGGCGGGAAGAACCTTATTCTATCTGCAAAGAGTCGCCACCGCCTCGACTCTCTAAACAgtacacaaaccctaacaaaactcaaaaaagTATGAAAAAATGAAGCCCTCCtgccggcaagggccgggatccaccacaCCTTCATGGCCCTAAGACCACAGAAGACGAGGCACGAGAAACCCTAGCCAAAGAGTACCAAAGATTTTTTAAAGACAACTTCCACCTATTTCTCCACACCAAACAGATCTTCAGACACGAGCTGCATATTTTTGCCGGATCCACATTTAAAATGTTTTTTCTTTGCCTCTTTTGAGCAAGCTATATGCAGTACAAATAGTATATTTTTATACGAGACCACGCACGCTCTTTACAAATCTGATGTCATGTTCCCCACGTCCACACGTACTGGAGCAGTAGCGCAAGTGCAAGGCGAAAAAGGTTGCAGAAAAGAGTCACATTCACATCACAGCTCTAATTATTCTCCTTTCCATTTCTTGAGAAGAAAAACTTCACTGCGGTAGTACTGCAGCGTGGGCCACCAGCAGAAAGGAGCAGCTCAACTACCCACACCGACCTGGACCCACCCGCCAGGGGACATGACGCCTCTTCTACTGCTACTACGGCAAGAATCCcccacggccgccgccgcggctgccGCCGGCCGACGACGACGAGGCGATGACCGCCTCCAGGATGGTCTCCTCGCACTTGCGGCACCGCTTGGGCGGCGCGGGGTCGTCGAGGACGATGGGGCGGCGGCAGGACGGGCAGGAGGAGTTGGAGCGCAGCCAGGTGTCGACGCACTCGACGTGGAACCCGTGGCCGCACTGCGGCATCACGCGCACCTCCTCCCGCTCGCCGAACTCCGTCAGGCAGATGGCGCACTCCGCCAGGATCCCGtcctgcccctcctcctcctcgccccccgccacggcgcccctcgccgccgccgccgcggccaccgcGTCCGCGTACGCCAGCTTCGGCAGCGCCTTGAGCGCCTTCTTCTTGAGCCCCTTGCTGGTGGTCGTCACGCTGCCCCCCGACGCGCCTGTCGTCGTAGTAGTTGTAGTACCATGGTTatgcccgccgccgcccccgccgaagGCCGCCAGGGCGTGGGCCGGGCTGCCGGACGGCGAGGATTGGTTGGCGTGGGCGTTGGCGTTGCGGCGGGAGCGCGCGCACCGCGCGACCGCGGCGAGGCCGACTACGCAGATGAGCGCGCAGAGCAGGGCGGCGAGGATGACGACGACATCCGAGCTGACGCCGGCGGGCGGATCGGCCGGGGGGATGCCGGGGATGCGGCTGGGGTCGCCGCTCTGGAGGAGACGCCTCGACGGATACGGCGATGGCCGGAGCATCGCCCACGTTCGCCCAGCGCCGGTAGTTGGAGGGGCCTTTTCCGCAAAATTAAAGTTGTGGCGAGACGCGAGAGAAGCGAAAGGGGGGTGGTGGTGTTGGCAGGTTGCGATTGTTAATGGCGGGCGGGTAAGCGTCGTAGCGAAGCTCCCGTGCCGATTTCCCGCGGGTTGGGCGGGGCGGAACCAGCTGGAAAATCCCAAAAGGCCCACGTGGACGCGCCAAGATAATTAGAGATTAAGATTTTGCATTTTATTTTTGGGAGAGATTAAGATTTATTTTGGGTGCAGATTCAGAAACATTTCCTCCGGAGCtttataaaagaaaagaaaacgccTTCGCTGTGGATGGAGTGGGGTAGGGTAGATGGATGATGCGTGTTCATTCTGCAATGAAACGGAACCGGGGAGGCGATCCCTGATCCTCCAAAGAAAGAAGTTTCGCTGTAGTCGG
This DNA window, taken from Triticum aestivum cultivar Chinese Spring chromosome 1D, IWGSC CS RefSeq v2.1, whole genome shotgun sequence, encodes the following:
- the LOC123181542 gene encoding probable E3 ubiquitin-protein ligase ATL44, which produces MLRPSPYPSRRLLQSGDPSRIPGIPPADPPAGVSSDVVVILAALLCALICVVGLAAVARCARSRRNANAHANQSSPSGSPAHALAAFGGGGGGHNHGTTTTTTTGASGGSVTTTSKGLKKKALKALPKLAYADAVAAAAAARGAVAGGEEEEGQDGILAECAICLTEFGEREEVRVMPQCGHGFHVECVDTWLRSNSSCPSCRRPIVLDDPAPPKRCRKCEETILEAVIASSSSAGGSRGGGRGGFLP